A window from Aeromonas rivipollensis encodes these proteins:
- a CDS encoding 5-(carboxyamino)imidazole ribonucleotide synthase — MILPPATLGMLGGGQLGRYFVMSAHRLGYQVIVLDPDPASIAGAAADAQIVAAYDDAEALRDLASRCDAVTCEFENVPAASLALLEQHLPVRPAASAVRVCQDRREEKAFLTRAGVPVAPNLTLLPGEPLPTLPSDLFPAILKTAREGYDGKGQWTIHQADELPAALAASGVPCVLEKRLPLEGEFALTLARSPSGAISALPLVQNWHSGGILDQTRSPANVPALEAEAQRIAEHIIAALDYVGVLTVEFFLVGGALLVNEMAPRPHNSGHPSIDNAGCSQFELQVRALCDLPLPAKAEVCPAILLNLLGDLWHNGTPDWAGALALPGVHLHLYGKGEARPGRKMGHVTVTGTDWSAVEATAHQLRALLGLPPR, encoded by the coding sequence ATGATACTGCCCCCCGCTACCCTCGGCATGCTGGGGGGCGGCCAGCTCGGCCGCTATTTCGTGATGTCGGCCCACCGCCTCGGTTATCAGGTGATAGTGCTGGATCCGGATCCCGCCAGCATCGCCGGCGCTGCGGCCGACGCCCAGATAGTGGCGGCCTATGACGATGCCGAGGCGCTGCGCGATCTGGCCAGCCGCTGTGATGCCGTCACCTGCGAGTTCGAGAACGTGCCGGCCGCCTCCCTGGCCCTGCTGGAGCAGCACCTGCCGGTACGCCCTGCGGCCAGTGCAGTTCGCGTCTGTCAGGATCGCCGGGAAGAGAAAGCCTTCCTGACCCGCGCCGGCGTGCCGGTCGCTCCTAACCTGACCCTGCTGCCGGGCGAGCCGCTGCCGACCCTGCCCAGCGACCTCTTCCCCGCCATTCTCAAGACAGCCCGCGAAGGCTACGACGGCAAGGGACAGTGGACTATCCACCAGGCCGACGAGCTGCCAGCGGCCCTGGCCGCCAGCGGTGTGCCCTGCGTGCTGGAGAAGCGCCTGCCGCTGGAGGGAGAGTTTGCCCTCACCCTGGCCCGCAGCCCGAGCGGTGCCATCAGCGCCCTGCCTCTGGTGCAGAACTGGCACAGCGGCGGCATCCTGGATCAGACCCGCTCCCCGGCCAATGTCCCCGCCCTGGAGGCGGAAGCCCAGCGCATCGCCGAGCACATCATCGCCGCCCTCGACTACGTGGGCGTGCTGACGGTGGAGTTCTTCCTGGTAGGCGGCGCGCTGCTGGTCAACGAGATGGCGCCCCGCCCCCACAACTCGGGCCACCCCAGCATCGACAACGCCGGTTGCAGCCAGTTCGAGCTGCAGGTCCGCGCCCTGTGCGATCTGCCGCTGCCGGCAAAAGCCGAGGTGTGCCCCGCCATACTGCTGAACCTGCTCGGGGATCTCTGGCACAACGGCACCCCAGACTGGGCCGGCGCCCTGGCCCTGCCCGGGGTGCACTTGCACCTCTACGGCAAGGGCGAAGCCCGCCCCGGCCGCAAGATGGGCCATGTGACCGTCACCGGCACCGACTGGTCTGCGGTCGAGGCCACCGCGCACCAGTTGCGCGCCCTGCTGGGACTGCCGCCGCGCTGA
- the purE gene encoding 5-(carboxyamino)imidazole ribonucleotide mutase: MTTPPMIGLVMGSDSDWPVMQAAARILKEHGVPYEARVVSAHRTPDLLFEYAATARERGLRAIIAGAGGAAHLPGMLAAKTTVPVLGVPIPTRQLKGMDSLLSIVQMPKGVPVATFAIGEAGAANAGLFAVSLLSVAQDGDAPRYHQQLDSFRANERDRVLALQLEDPA, from the coding sequence TCGGCCTGGTAATGGGCTCTGACTCCGACTGGCCCGTGATGCAAGCGGCAGCCCGCATCCTCAAGGAGCACGGCGTGCCCTATGAAGCGCGCGTCGTCTCCGCCCATCGCACCCCGGATCTGCTGTTCGAATATGCCGCCACTGCCCGCGAACGCGGCCTGCGCGCCATCATCGCCGGGGCCGGCGGGGCCGCCCACCTGCCGGGCATGCTGGCCGCCAAGACCACTGTGCCTGTGCTGGGTGTGCCCATCCCGACCCGTCAGCTCAAGGGGATGGACTCTCTGCTCTCCATAGTGCAGATGCCCAAGGGGGTGCCGGTCGCCACCTTCGCCATCGGTGAGGCCGGTGCCGCCAACGCCGGTCTGTTTGCCGTCTCCCTGCTGTCGGTTGCCCAGGATGGCGACGCCCCTCGCTATCACCAGCAGCTCGACAGCTTCCGTGCCAACGAGCGCGATCGGGTGTTGGCCCTGCAACTGGAGGACCCGGCATGA